The following are encoded together in the Coleofasciculus sp. FACHB-T130 genome:
- a CDS encoding NYN domain-containing protein: protein MAFLMNRLSIFVDGNNMFYAQQKNGWFFDPRRVLEYFRKEQPDTNLINAFWYTGLKDPQDQRGFRDALISLGYTVRTKILKEYYDDTSGRYSQKANLDIEIVVDMFNTVEQYDRVVLFSGDGDFERAIELLRSKNTHITVVSTEGMIARELRNATDRYIDLNEIREFIEKTEY, encoded by the coding sequence ATGGCTTTCTTAATGAACCGTCTTTCTATTTTTGTAGACGGGAACAATATGTTCTACGCTCAACAAAAAAATGGTTGGTTTTTCGATCCTAGGCGAGTATTGGAATACTTTAGAAAGGAACAGCCCGATACAAATCTCATCAACGCCTTCTGGTACACCGGGCTAAAAGATCCACAGGATCAGCGAGGATTTCGAGACGCACTAATTAGTTTGGGATACACCGTCCGTACAAAAATTCTTAAAGAATATTACGATGATACTTCCGGTCGCTATTCGCAAAAGGCGAACTTAGATATTGAAATTGTTGTAGATATGTTTAATACAGTAGAACAGTACGATCGAGTAGTTTTATTCAGTGGAGATGGCGATTTTGAAAGAGCCATCGAACTGTTACGTTCTAAAAATACGCATATTACAGTAGTTTCCACAGAAGGAATGATAGCGAGAGAGCTAAGAAACGCTACAGATCGCTACATAGACCTGAATGAAATTCGGGAATTTATTGAAAAAACTGAATATTAG
- a CDS encoding 2-isopropylmalate synthase has product MNVEPSQDRIIIFDTTLRDGEQCPGATLNVDEKLSIARQLARLGVDVIEAGFAYASPGDFEAVQKIAKTVGTEDGPVICSLARAIKADIEAAAEALKPAVKGRIHTFISTSDIHLEYQLRKTRAEVLAIAEEMVAYAKSFMDDVEFSPMDAARSDPEFLYQVLERTIAAGAKTVNIPDTVGYMTPSEFGDLIKGIKENVPNIDQAIISVHGHNDLGLAVANFLEAVKNGARQLECTINGIGERAGNASLEELVMALHVRRQYYNPFLGRPEESEEPLTNIDTKQIYKTSRLVSNLTGMLVQPNKAIVGANAFAHESGIHQDGVLKNKLTYEIMDAQSIGLTDNQIVLGKHSGRHAFSARLKELGFELSESELNKAFLKFKDLADKKKEITDWDLEAIANDEIQQAPELFRLELVQVSCGSNSQPTATVTLRTPAGEELTDAAIGTGPVDAVYKAINRVVNVPNQLIEFSVQSVTAGIDAIGEVTIRLRHQDRVFSGHAANTDIIVASAQAYVNALNRLYVALEKEETRSAVISQKV; this is encoded by the coding sequence ATGAACGTTGAACCTAGCCAAGACCGGATTATTATTTTCGATACGACCCTTCGAGATGGGGAACAGTGCCCCGGCGCAACTCTGAATGTAGACGAAAAGCTGAGTATCGCGCGACAATTGGCTCGTTTGGGCGTGGATGTGATTGAAGCGGGTTTCGCTTATGCTAGCCCAGGAGATTTCGAGGCAGTTCAGAAAATTGCCAAGACAGTCGGGACAGAAGATGGCCCAGTTATCTGTAGTTTGGCAAGAGCGATCAAAGCAGATATTGAAGCCGCGGCAGAAGCGCTAAAACCGGCGGTAAAAGGTAGGATTCACACCTTTATTTCAACATCTGATATTCACTTAGAATATCAGCTAAGAAAGACAAGGGCTGAAGTGTTAGCGATCGCAGAAGAAATGGTCGCCTACGCTAAATCCTTCATGGACGATGTAGAATTCTCCCCAATGGATGCCGCTCGCTCCGATCCAGAGTTCCTCTACCAAGTGCTAGAGCGGACAATTGCGGCGGGTGCCAAAACTGTCAATATTCCCGATACCGTTGGTTACATGACTCCCAGCGAGTTTGGTGACTTAATTAAGGGAATTAAAGAGAATGTGCCGAATATTGACCAAGCAATCATTTCCGTACACGGTCATAATGACTTAGGCTTGGCGGTGGCGAACTTCTTGGAAGCCGTGAAAAATGGCGCACGACAGCTAGAATGCACCATTAACGGCATTGGCGAAAGAGCCGGGAATGCTTCACTCGAAGAATTGGTGATGGCACTCCATGTCCGGCGTCAGTATTACAATCCATTTTTAGGACGCCCAGAGGAGTCAGAAGAACCCCTCACGAATATTGACACAAAGCAGATTTACAAAACATCTCGGTTAGTTTCTAACTTAACAGGGATGTTGGTGCAGCCGAATAAAGCAATTGTGGGCGCAAATGCTTTTGCACACGAGTCTGGCATTCACCAAGATGGGGTGCTGAAAAACAAGCTCACCTACGAAATTATGGATGCCCAATCTATCGGTTTAACCGATAATCAGATTGTACTGGGCAAACATTCCGGTCGCCATGCCTTCAGCGCTCGACTGAAAGAATTGGGATTTGAACTATCAGAAAGTGAGTTAAATAAAGCCTTTCTGAAGTTTAAAGACTTAGCGGATAAAAAGAAAGAAATCACCGATTGGGATTTGGAAGCGATCGCTAACGATGAAATCCAACAAGCCCCAGAACTTTTCCGCTTAGAATTGGTGCAAGTCTCTTGCGGCAGCAACTCTCAGCCCACCGCAACCGTTACACTTCGCACTCCCGCAGGCGAAGAACTCACCGACGCCGCCATCGGTACGGGACCCGTAGATGCCGTTTATAAAGCAATCAACCGCGTCGTCAACGTCCCCAACCAACTGATTGAATTTTCCGTTCAATCGGTAACGGCTGGAATTGACGCCATCGGAGAAGTTACGATTCGCCTACGGCACCAAGATCGAGTATTCTCCGGTCATGCTGCCAACACCGATATCATCGTCGCCTCCGCCCAAGCCTATGTCAACGCCCTGAATCGCTTGTATGTTGCCTTGGAAAAAGAAGAGACGCGATCGGCAGTAATCTCCCAAAAAGTATAA